The following are encoded in a window of Bradyrhizobium sp. WBOS07 genomic DNA:
- a CDS encoding LysR family transcriptional regulator has product MSTTTLPPDLSRLLAFVRVVEAGSFAEAARRAGTTTSAMSKAVARLEQARGVRLLHRSTHSLALTDEGDRLMTAGRALVESLARVQSALGEVARDDGGRVRVTAPASFARACILPRLPAFLRERPEIEIEVKFRNEILDLAAEGVDVAIRSGPLDRTPGHQARRLCTFSWIACAAPAYLKARGAPATPFELSAHDHVGFRNPASGQILTWRFADPRGKAPIRLTPKPKHICDDAHASLALIANGFGIGWGPAWLVHEDLRAGRLVEVLAPWRAPGEPLWMLRTSGRRPPLRTQRVMSFLNTLPAAFSDKAA; this is encoded by the coding sequence CGTCCGCGTGGTCGAGGCGGGCTCGTTCGCCGAAGCGGCGCGGCGTGCGGGGACGACCACCTCGGCGATGTCCAAGGCGGTTGCCCGCTTGGAACAGGCTCGCGGGGTGCGGCTCTTGCATCGTTCAACGCACTCGTTGGCGCTGACCGACGAGGGCGACAGGCTGATGACGGCGGGACGCGCCTTGGTCGAAAGTCTCGCCCGTGTGCAATCCGCGCTCGGCGAAGTCGCACGCGACGATGGCGGACGGGTGCGCGTGACTGCCCCCGCCTCGTTCGCGCGCGCCTGCATCCTGCCGCGGCTGCCCGCGTTCCTGCGGGAACGGCCGGAAATCGAGATCGAGGTCAAATTCCGCAACGAGATTCTCGATCTCGCCGCGGAAGGCGTCGACGTCGCGATCCGCTCAGGGCCCCTCGACCGCACGCCCGGCCATCAGGCGCGACGGCTTTGCACGTTCTCCTGGATCGCCTGCGCCGCGCCCGCCTATCTGAAGGCGCGCGGCGCGCCGGCCACTCCCTTTGAGCTTTCCGCGCACGACCACGTCGGCTTCCGCAATCCCGCGAGCGGTCAGATCCTGACCTGGCGCTTCGCCGACCCGCGCGGCAAAGCACCCATTCGCCTCACGCCCAAGCCCAAGCACATTTGCGACGACGCGCATGCCTCGCTCGCATTGATCGCGAATGGGTTCGGGATCGGCTGGGGGCCGGCATGGCTGGTCCACGAAGATCTTCGCGCCGGCCGGCTGGTCGAGGTGCTGGCGCCCTGGCGCGCGCCTGGGGAACCCCTGTGGATGCTGCGCACCTCGGGTCGCCGCCCACCCCTGCGCACACAGCGCGTCATGTCGTTCCTCAACACGCTTCCCGCCGCGTTCAGCGACAAGGCAGCGTGA
- a CDS encoding LuxR family transcriptional regulator, translated as MWLIASLDHPAIICVIGSFAQRMSGSGHLDHLIDRIYEAGLIPSLWPEVLSEIGIAIGGNGGLLFAVRDGYLSAVNSHNFDQTMPVFLNEGWSERDPLLPRAAALNYAGFLNDGDLLSEEEIATNDVYRDFYRQHGLGYRAGTIIPIPSGDSIAIVMPRHQDNGPVPRDVVSFLDDLRPHLARASLTASRLGFEHARAQADALQAIGLPGAILRERGRLLAANGLFEALMPSLFHDRAERLTLTDAAADELFLAAVGTPLVGNNGIVKSVAVAAAMDRVPMVLHVIPVRGSARDIFTRATFMLVVTPVDRGAVPSAEVLQGLFDLTPAEAQVARGVAQAASIDALAATFGVARETVRTQLKAVLSKTGLSRQQELVSLLAGKALRGG; from the coding sequence TTGTGGCTGATTGCGTCGCTTGATCATCCCGCTATAATTTGCGTCATTGGCTCCTTCGCGCAGCGCATGAGTGGATCTGGGCATCTCGATCATCTGATTGATCGCATCTACGAGGCCGGGCTGATACCGTCATTGTGGCCCGAGGTCCTCAGTGAAATCGGTATCGCGATCGGCGGGAATGGCGGCCTGCTTTTCGCCGTCCGCGACGGCTACCTCAGCGCGGTCAACTCCCATAATTTCGACCAGACCATGCCCGTTTTCCTGAACGAGGGATGGAGCGAGCGCGATCCGTTGCTGCCGCGTGCCGCCGCGCTCAATTACGCCGGCTTCCTCAATGACGGAGACCTGCTGTCGGAGGAGGAGATCGCGACCAATGACGTGTACCGCGATTTCTACCGTCAGCACGGGCTCGGCTACCGAGCCGGGACGATCATCCCGATACCGAGCGGCGATTCGATCGCGATCGTCATGCCGCGACACCAGGACAACGGACCGGTGCCGCGCGACGTCGTCTCGTTCCTCGATGACTTGAGGCCGCATCTGGCTCGGGCGTCGCTGACCGCGAGCCGACTCGGTTTCGAGCACGCGCGCGCCCAAGCCGATGCGTTGCAGGCGATCGGGCTGCCCGGAGCGATATTGCGCGAACGCGGCCGGTTGCTCGCGGCAAACGGCTTGTTCGAAGCGCTGATGCCGTCGCTGTTCCACGACCGCGCCGAGCGGTTGACCTTGACCGATGCTGCCGCGGACGAATTGTTCCTGGCAGCAGTGGGGACGCCGTTGGTCGGCAACAATGGGATCGTCAAGTCCGTTGCCGTCGCAGCGGCGATGGATCGCGTACCGATGGTCCTGCATGTCATCCCGGTGCGCGGATCGGCACGCGATATCTTCACGCGAGCCACCTTCATGCTCGTCGTGACCCCGGTCGACCGCGGCGCGGTACCGAGTGCGGAAGTCCTGCAAGGGCTTTTCGACCTGACGCCGGCAGAGGCCCAGGTCGCACGTGGCGTTGCACAGGCCGCATCGATCGATGCGCTCGCAGCGACATTCGGCGTTGCGCGAGAGACCGTGCGCACGCAGCTCAAAGCCGTGCTTTCAAAGACCGGTCTTTCCCGTCAGCAGGAGCTCGTCAGCCTGCTTGCCGGCAAGGCATTGCGCGGCGGCTAG